Proteins found in one Sphingomonas sp. SORGH_AS_0879 genomic segment:
- the xrtA gene encoding exosortase A produces MTLGERMKSGRWTWHLVLLGAAALAVLFLFRRDVAHLVDIWWTSTTYGHCLFIGPVVGWLIWQRRAELSQLTPVAWWPGLLLVAGGGLLWLLGESATVALVRQLGLVAVIEGLVVTLLGPMVARGMLFPLAYAWFLVPFGAELEKPLQQITVSIVMPLLDWSGIPASADGVLIHAGRYWFEVAEACSGSKFVLAMVAFAALVANLCFKSPWRRAIFMIVSLIVPVLANGVRAWGTIFAADKTSIEVAGGVDHIIFGWVFFAIVMAAVLAIGWQFFDRSPDDPAFDPQRLSARPRYRIDPLLAAALAVTITALYPSWSGFAGSRTATLPARMALPDVPGWSPAEQVSMWRPYYPGADAVLMRSYKDADGHQVDLAVAVFSRQREGGKLGAFGTGILHEDDRWIRVADLGRIAGGDAVRLITTGSNGQQVQRDVATWYRIGDRLTPDMRRVKIETMKARLMGQRQTAVAIHVASEGDDPAAIQAFVRALGPVDAFADRLTGAR; encoded by the coding sequence GTGACATTGGGGGAGAGGATGAAGTCCGGGCGCTGGACCTGGCATCTGGTGCTGCTGGGCGCGGCGGCGCTGGCGGTGCTGTTCCTCTTCCGGCGCGATGTGGCGCATCTGGTCGATATCTGGTGGACCAGCACGACCTATGGGCACTGCCTGTTCATCGGCCCGGTCGTCGGCTGGCTGATCTGGCAGCGTCGCGCGGAGCTGTCGCAACTGACCCCCGTCGCCTGGTGGCCGGGGCTGTTGCTGGTCGCGGGCGGCGGGTTGCTCTGGCTGCTGGGCGAGTCCGCCACCGTTGCGCTGGTCCGGCAATTGGGACTGGTCGCGGTGATCGAGGGACTGGTCGTCACCCTGCTCGGCCCGATGGTCGCGCGGGGGATGCTGTTCCCGCTCGCCTATGCCTGGTTCCTGGTGCCGTTCGGCGCGGAACTGGAAAAGCCGCTCCAGCAGATCACCGTGTCGATCGTCATGCCCCTGCTCGACTGGAGCGGCATCCCCGCCTCGGCGGACGGCGTGCTGATCCATGCCGGACGCTATTGGTTCGAGGTGGCGGAGGCCTGTTCGGGGTCGAAATTCGTCCTCGCCATGGTTGCCTTCGCCGCGCTGGTCGCCAATCTGTGCTTCAAGTCGCCCTGGCGGCGCGCTATATTCATGATCGTCTCGCTGATAGTGCCGGTGCTCGCCAATGGCGTGCGCGCCTGGGGGACGATCTTCGCCGCCGACAAGACCTCGATCGAGGTGGCGGGGGGCGTCGATCACATCATCTTCGGCTGGGTGTTCTTCGCGATCGTGATGGCGGCGGTGCTGGCGATCGGATGGCAGTTCTTCGACCGCTCGCCCGACGATCCCGCCTTCGATCCCCAGCGGCTCTCGGCCAGGCCGAGGTATCGGATCGACCCGTTGCTGGCGGCGGCGCTGGCGGTGACGATCACCGCACTCTATCCCAGTTGGAGCGGTTTCGCCGGATCACGCACCGCGACGCTTCCCGCCCGGATGGCACTGCCCGATGTGCCGGGCTGGAGTCCGGCGGAGCAGGTCAGCATGTGGCGGCCCTATTATCCCGGCGCGGATGCGGTGCTGATGCGCAGCTACAAGGACGCCGACGGGCATCAGGTCGATCTGGCGGTCGCGGTCTTCTCCCGCCAGCGCGAGGGGGGCAAGCTGGGCGCGTTCGGCACCGGCATCCTGCACGAGGACGATCGCTGGATCCGCGTCGCCGATCTGGGCCGGATCGCGGGCGGCGACGCGGTGCGGCTGATCACGACCGGGTCGAACGGCCAGCAGGTGCAGCGCGACGTTGCGACCTGGTACCGGATCGGCGATAGGCTGACCCCGGATATGCGACGCGTGAAGATCGAAACGATGAAGGCCCGCCTGATGGGCCAGCGCCAGACCGCGGTGGCAATTCATGTCGCGAGTGAGGGGGACGATCCCGCCGCGATCCAGGCCTTTGTCCGCGCACTCGGCCCGGTGGATGCGTTCGCCGACCGGCTGACCGGGGCACGCTGA